The Microtus pennsylvanicus isolate mMicPen1 chromosome 5, mMicPen1.hap1, whole genome shotgun sequence DNA segment GTCTCAAGGAGATTGGTTTCAATGCCTGCCTTGTACAGATGTTTTTTATCCACATGTTGACCGGCATGGAGTCTGGTGTGCTCATGCTTATGGCTTTCGACCGCTACGTGGCTATATGCTATCCATTACGCTATTCCACCATCCTCACCAACACTGTGATTACCAAAGCTGGATTGGCGACACTCATCCGAAGTGTGTCACTCATGATCCCCTTTACTTTTTTGATTAAGCGTCTTCCGTACTGTAGAGGAAACTTCATCCACCATACTTATTGtgaccacatggctgtggccaaACTATCTTGTGGCAATATTAAGATTAATGCTATCTATGGTCTTATAGCTGCTGTATTTATTGGGGGCTTTGATATGTTCTGTATTTCCATGTCTTATATCATGATTATCCATGCTGTAGTGAAACTGTCTTCAGCAGATGCTCGCCATAAAGCTTTCAGTACCTGCACATCACACATATGTGCTATAGTTATCACGTATGTCCCAGccttcttcaacttcttcacTCATCGCTTTGGGGAAAACACTATACCTCATCATGTCCACATTTTTATAGCCAACCTGTACCTTCTGCTGCCTCCCACCTTGAATCCAATTGTGTATGGTGTAAAGACCAAGCAGATCCGTGAAGCAGTCATCAAACTATTtgttaaacaaaaatatatttgagtGACAGATAAATCTCTGCTAACAAAGTTTGTGTTTAGCATAAATATCTAGAAAATTATCAAGGGAGAAAGGTTTGAATTTGAAAAATTCAAATCTTGAGCTCAGTGGAAAAAAACAGTGAATATTCTGTCATTAGAtgcaaaaaacaataaaagaatgtTGGTACAAAAATCCTTAATTTTATAGAAAGAAGATAGGGAGACAAGTATGCTTTTTTCAGAAGTTGCCTTAGTCAGAGCTCACAGAGCACAAACACAGCAGGGCGCTAGCATATCCAACCATAAGTGAAGCGTTGGTGATAGATGCATGTATGCTTATGCATGTGAGGAGGGTTCAGTAGGAAATGAGGTGTTTGGTAGCCTCAAGGTGCATAGGAGTAGAAAAGCAGATGAACAAACTGTCCCAACATTGCAGGGAAGCAGGTACACTTCCCCAGGAAATTTCTTCTGAGTTTCAAGTCTTTTCAAGATTCCTGCCTCATATTTATATGACAGCTATCAATCTAGGGACAATGTCTTTGACTTTTTCGTCCTGGACATTTTAGAGTTTGGGTGATAAAAATCATATTCTTATctgttaataattaaaatatattttaatatcacaTAACATATGTTCAAACTCTTGGaggaaatatattaattacacaaTACATATTTTGCATTATAATTGTCACATGTTTGGAAGCAGAACCTTGGGTTTTTAAAGGACTCTAACCAACTTCACAAATTGCCTATAATATAACCTATAAGATTGTTATTGGTAAAGCTTTTGTATTTTAGAATCACTCTGTTGGGTTTGGTTAACTTGACCAGGTCTTCTTACATTAACCATATGTAAACACATTCAAACTAAATACAAAATGAATTACCctaaatttctatttattattattattgttgttgttgttgttcatatcaaaatattttttccattttctttttggcTTGAGAATTGTATATGTGAATATTACGTGTTTTGCACAAACCTAATCCTTGTCCCTCCCTTCCAACTCCTTCTGtactttccccttttccttcccaatttCAAGTACTCTTTTTAAGAGCCACTGAGTCCGCTTAGGGCTGTcagtatgtgcatgagtgtaggGCTATCCGCTGGAAAACAGATGATTAGGAGCCACAATGACATaaactgtctttctctctttccaagcTGCATCTTTCTAATAGTTCCTCGCTTGTGTGGATGTGCAGTATGTGAatgcacagagagaaagaaaatgaaacaacccAGAGAATATACACAGGACAGTCAGTAACTTCGTAGCTTGCTGCCTTCTAGAAACCTCTACTGCAATTTACAGGACAGACAGAATTAACTACAAACTTATCTCAGTGTTACCACGAGTTCTCTCTCTTCCAATGAATGACAAATTTATACACCACTGAGTGAAAACGAACCACACATGAAAGAAAGCCCTGGAAtcatcctgtctctacctccccagggctAAGAGTGCGAGCATGTAGTTGCCACCATTCCTAGCTTGTTTTCtcagtcagtggttctcaacatcgAAATCAGGTTTCTGTTCTTGGAAGACAGGCGTGTTAACAATTAAAGTATTTTCTCAttcctaaacttttctttaaaataacagcacacacacgcgtgcgcgcacacacacacacacacacacacacacacacacacacacaaaacagtatACACAGTACTGTTTCAATACATTTGTACTT contains these protein-coding regions:
- the LOC142850846 gene encoding olfactory receptor 52N2-like translates to MRGANTSSLTPVYFILNGIPGLEAAHIWISLPFCFMYLIAVTGNCGLIYLIIHEEVLHRPMYYFLALLSATDISGCNTIVPSMLCIFWFSLKEIGFNACLVQMFFIHMLTGMESGVLMLMAFDRYVAICYPLRYSTILTNTVITKAGLATLIRSVSLMIPFTFLIKRLPYCRGNFIHHTYCDHMAVAKLSCGNIKINAIYGLIAAVFIGGFDMFCISMSYIMIIHAVVKLSSADARHKAFSTCTSHICAIVITYVPAFFNFFTHRFGENTIPHHVHIFIANLYLLLPPTLNPIVYGVKTKQIREAVIKLFVKQKYI